Within Candidatus Methylomirabilota bacterium, the genomic segment GGTCATGAACACCTCGCAGAATTCCGAGGAGCCCGTGATCTGCTTGAGGGGGCGGACGTCGACACCGGGCTGGCGCATGTTCATGAGGAAGCAGGAGATGCCCTTGTGCTTGGGCACCTTGGTGTCCGTGCGCGCGAGGAGCAACCCCCAGTGGGCGACCTTGCCGCCGCTCGTCCAGATCTTCTGCCCGTTGACGAGGAAATGGTCACCCTGATCGACGGCCGAGGTCTTCAAGGCGGCGAGGTCGGAGCCCGCGTTGGGCTCGGAGTAGAGCTGGCACCAGAGCTCCTCCGCGGTCAGGATCTTCTTGAGGTAGCGCTTCTTCTGGGCATCGGTGCCGTGGACGATGACGGTGGGCCCGACGATGCCGATCCCCAGGCTATTGGCCGGCGCCGGTGCTTTCGACCGTGCCAGCTCGTCGGCCACGATGGCCTGCTCCATGGGTCGCGCCCCGCCGCCGCCGTATTCCTTCGGCCAGCCCATGCCGAGATAGCCGGCTTCGTAGAGCTTGCGGTGCCAGCCGAGGCGATCATCGAGGGTCCGGATCTCCTTGCGCGGCAGGTTCTCCTCGAGCCAGGCGCGGACCTGCTTGCGGAAGGCGATATCCTCGGGCGTGTAGTTCAGATCCATGGGCGATGCCTCCATTCGTGCGGCTCGCGATGCTGTCGGGGTAAACCCGTTTCTAGCACGGGGTCCGAACCCGGTCAACCTGAGGCGCGACGTGAGGGTGTTCCAGCAACGACCCTCCGTCCGTGCTACCTTGCGGGCAT encodes:
- a CDS encoding acyl-CoA dehydrogenase family protein, which produces MDLNYTPEDIAFRKQVRAWLEENLPRKEIRTLDDRLGWHRKLYEAGYLGMGWPKEYGGGGARPMEQAIVADELARSKAPAPANSLGIGIVGPTVIVHGTDAQKKRYLKKILTAEELWCQLYSEPNAGSDLAALKTSAVDQGDHFLVNGQKIWTSGGKVAHWGLLLARTDTKVPKHKGISCFLMNMRQPGVDVRPLKQITGSSEFCEVFMTNARVEKSDQMGKLGEGWAIAQTTLGYERGGRALARVTNYASQHSRLVEAAKKMRRHGKPLIEDPLVRQKIGRIWADIEVERYQALRTLTQLERGEHPGAGGSLTKLSYSELEKRYMELALEILGPYGQLTEGAPKEFQLEIDTAVGEQGSWAYAYLWSRAGTIYAGSSEIQKNVIGERILGLPKETRADRVGGKA